A single region of the Fibrobacter sp. UWH6 genome encodes:
- a CDS encoding tetratricopeptide repeat protein codes for MIRTKRALKGLIILFAFVLAISAFAAQSASDVMDRANALYREGRFKQAITLYRKAADRGADPVAVSFNIANSYYQSEKYPEAAASYRKAVDYSNGTFAPALFNMASVYFRLKQFPECVAAYHRALKLEPNNISGWLYLGEAYSKTGDKIGALKAVEKAYALDKSDISIVYQLSEANIAVDDFDRAVAVIREGYTSHPEEIDFLVYLGDVFRLQKNYEQSAGAYREALSIRPDDVNTMYKLADVLVEDNKQFVAMDILNNVLQIKPDFVDAAIFLGNLAYDAKFLERAESAYEIAAKHGNAEAVYGFKNLAYDAHAQKRDDEALRILNLALKYYPDDATIQVDILDLTSSQ; via the coding sequence ATGATTAGGACTAAACGAGCCTTGAAGGGCCTGATTATTCTTTTCGCATTTGTTCTAGCGATTTCTGCATTTGCGGCACAGTCTGCATCGGATGTTATGGATCGCGCCAATGCTCTTTATCGTGAAGGCCGCTTTAAGCAGGCCATCACATTGTATCGCAAGGCGGCTGACCGCGGGGCTGATCCCGTTGCGGTAAGTTTCAATATTGCCAATTCCTATTATCAGTCCGAAAAGTATCCCGAGGCTGCAGCAAGCTACCGTAAGGCGGTAGACTATTCCAATGGAACTTTCGCTCCGGCACTGTTTAATATGGCCAGCGTTTACTTTAGATTGAAGCAGTTCCCAGAATGCGTGGCCGCTTATCATCGTGCGTTAAAGCTGGAACCTAATAACATTAGCGGCTGGCTTTATCTTGGCGAAGCCTACAGCAAGACGGGCGATAAGATTGGCGCCTTGAAGGCAGTAGAAAAAGCCTATGCCTTGGACAAGTCCGACATTAGCATTGTGTACCAGCTATCAGAAGCGAACATTGCTGTAGACGATTTTGATCGCGCTGTTGCCGTGATTCGCGAAGGCTATACTTCCCACCCGGAAGAAATTGACTTCCTGGTTTACCTGGGTGATGTTTTCCGCCTGCAGAAAAATTATGAGCAGAGCGCAGGCGCTTACCGCGAAGCCCTTTCCATTCGTCCCGACGATGTGAATACCATGTATAAGCTTGCCGACGTCCTTGTTGAAGACAACAAGCAGTTTGTGGCCATGGATATTCTGAATAATGTCTTGCAGATCAAGCCGGATTTTGTGGATGCGGCCATCTTCCTCGGGAACCTGGCTTATGACGCCAAGTTCCTGGAACGTGCAGAATCTGCTTATGAGATTGCAGCGAAACATGGCAACGCCGAAGCGGTTTATGGTTTCAAGAATCTGGCTTATGACGCCCACGCCCAGAAACGGGATGACGAAGCCCTTCGAATTCTGAATCTCGCTCTTAAGTATTATCCTGACGATGCCACAATTCAGGTTGACATTCTGGATCTGACGTCCAGCCAATAA
- a CDS encoding GGDEF domain-containing protein: MRLLPIDIDPQEFYKSKYLFYHRFTFWVAIIASFCMVTYFVSDCQIFGYTAWEVLPMRLFPLVIAAGLAILSRKTTNYKIMTVATYLTVLSVLWCTIWVVYYLPDKTHFGEGSVINQFLFFAVGFAAPWHYVVAVSGIVLVSILGTDCIIHYPNFDILISLNLPCLIGTTVAHFFMQKLYIKHFRAQKMLEYISMYDQLTGANSRNAIQNLIKEENNQFIDDLTRPLCVAMFDIDFFKAVNDNYGHAKGDIVLKDFTAIVKKNMRQGDYFIRWGGEEFVLLMPNTSIKHAMSLVEGIRKKVSQAKSKVCPITISAGVSRYDGMDYKKAIDQADQALYKAKAAGRNNVVLFEE; encoded by the coding sequence ATGCGTTTACTGCCAATAGATATCGACCCCCAGGAATTTTATAAGTCCAAGTACTTGTTCTACCACAGGTTCACTTTTTGGGTTGCAATCATCGCATCCTTCTGCATGGTAACCTACTTCGTTTCGGACTGTCAGATTTTCGGATACACAGCCTGGGAAGTTCTGCCCATGCGCTTGTTCCCTCTGGTCATAGCAGCGGGACTCGCCATCCTTAGCCGAAAGACCACCAACTACAAGATTATGACCGTCGCCACCTACCTGACGGTCCTTTCGGTGTTGTGGTGTACAATCTGGGTCGTCTATTACCTTCCCGACAAGACTCATTTTGGTGAAGGTTCCGTCATCAACCAGTTCCTGTTTTTTGCAGTTGGATTTGCGGCCCCCTGGCACTATGTAGTCGCCGTCAGCGGGATTGTACTCGTTTCTATTCTGGGCACAGACTGCATTATCCACTACCCCAATTTTGACATCCTTATTTCCCTGAATCTCCCCTGCCTTATAGGAACGACGGTAGCCCACTTCTTTATGCAGAAACTCTACATCAAGCATTTCAGGGCTCAGAAGATGCTCGAGTACATTTCTATGTACGACCAGCTTACCGGAGCCAACAGCCGAAATGCCATCCAGAATCTGATCAAGGAAGAAAACAACCAGTTCATCGATGACTTGACAAGACCCCTATGCGTCGCCATGTTCGACATCGATTTTTTCAAGGCCGTCAATGATAACTACGGTCACGCCAAGGGCGACATCGTCCTAAAGGATTTTACCGCGATCGTAAAGAAGAACATGAGACAGGGCGATTATTTCATCCGATGGGGTGGCGAAGAATTTGTGCTGCTGATGCCCAACACCTCCATTAAACACGCCATGAGTCTCGTCGAGGGAATTCGCAAAAAAGTATCCCAGGCTAAAAGCAAGGTTTGCCCCATCACCATTTCGGCAGGGGTTTCCCGATACGACGGAATGGATTACAAGAAAGCCATTGACCAGGCGGACCAAGCCCTTTATAAAGCTAAGGCCGCCGGCAGGAACAACGTGGTTCTATTCGAAGAATAG